A single Methylobacterium sp. 17Sr1-1 DNA region contains:
- a CDS encoding ABC transporter permease, producing the protein MDEFGRALGLAIAMILRADADLVAIVGLSLRVSLTAAGLGFVLGAPLGALLAAARFPGRGALLVLVNALLGLPPVVVGLVLYLLVSRSGPLGSLGLLFTPGAMVIAQGLLALPIVAALSHRTCEALWAEYGDALRVDGVGTGHAALILLAMAPAPLVTAFLAAFGRAIAEVGAILMVGGNIRGYTRTMTTSIALETSRGDLALALGLGLVLVSLTLVVSAVAFGISRVAALPRA; encoded by the coding sequence ATGGACGAGTTCGGGCGCGCCCTGGGGCTGGCGATCGCGATGATCCTGCGGGCGGATGCCGATCTCGTCGCCATCGTCGGCCTGTCGCTGCGCGTCAGCCTGACCGCGGCCGGGCTCGGCTTCGTCCTCGGCGCCCCCCTCGGGGCGCTGCTCGCCGCGGCGCGCTTCCCCGGCCGGGGCGCGCTCCTCGTCCTCGTCAACGCGCTCCTCGGCCTGCCGCCGGTGGTGGTGGGGCTGGTGCTCTACCTGCTCGTCTCGCGCTCCGGGCCGCTCGGGAGCCTCGGCCTGCTGTTCACCCCCGGCGCGATGGTGATCGCGCAAGGCCTGCTCGCCCTGCCGATCGTCGCGGCGCTCTCGCATCGCACCTGCGAGGCCCTGTGGGCGGAGTACGGCGACGCCCTGCGGGTCGACGGGGTCGGCACGGGGCACGCGGCCCTGATCCTGCTCGCGATGGCGCCCGCTCCCCTCGTCACCGCCTTCCTGGCGGCGTTCGGGCGGGCGATCGCCGAGGTCGGCGCGATCCTGATGGTGGGGGGCAACATCCGCGGCTACACCCGCACCATGACGACCAGCATCGCCCTGGAGACGAGCCGCGGCGACCTCGCGCTGGCGCTGGGCCTCGGCCTCGTCCTCGTCAGCCTGACCCTGGTGGTCAGCGCCGTGGCCTTCGGGATCAGCCGGGTGGCGGCTCTGCCCAGGGCGTGA
- a CDS encoding type II toxin-antitoxin system death-on-curing family toxin has product MTAPIWIARNVVLAIHADQIAEHGGLLGLRDNALLDSALARPRQQAAYGSTDLFDLAAAYAFGIARNHPFIDGNKRVSFVVAAMFLQLNGPRVAAPETDVVRTWLSIAAGEIGEAEVAAWLSANTH; this is encoded by the coding sequence GTGACAGCGCCGATCTGGATCGCGCGAAATGTCGTCCTCGCGATCCATGCCGACCAAATCGCGGAGCATGGCGGCCTGCTAGGTTTGCGTGATAACGCTCTGCTCGACTCGGCACTCGCGCGACCACGCCAGCAAGCCGCATACGGCTCGACCGATCTGTTCGATCTGGCAGCAGCCTACGCCTTTGGTATCGCCCGCAACCATCCCTTCATTGACGGCAACAAGCGCGTTTCTTTCGTCGTTGCGGCGATGTTTCTACAGTTGAATGGTCCTCGCGTTGCAGCACCGGAGACCGACGTCGTAAGAACTTGGTTGTCCATCGCCGCAGGCGAGATCGGCGAGGCCGAGGTGGCAGCTTGGCTGAGCGCCAACACGCACTAA
- a CDS encoding Crp/Fnr family transcriptional regulator — protein sequence MPDSARYLLHRPEILEALRRGEAALDRVMEGTGRLYPAGRVLVEADSPNTTIFRLRKGWAGRLRTLEDGRSQFILIFLPGDLFAVKSLFVTHSPDAVQALSEVLVEQVDHRTLREAYERDSDLATRCMWQVIEEERRLHNWVVGLGRGSADERLSMLLVELRGRLIRSGALPPDATAYDLPMTQEQIGDHLGISNVHVNRVLRAFREDGIVTMRGRRVTIGDLDALVRIAAPLLDLSERGHPEFVGTREADAGDAGKGGADAGR from the coding sequence ATGCCCGATTCCGCCCGCTACCTGCTGCACCGGCCCGAGATCCTGGAAGCCCTGCGCCGGGGCGAGGCGGCCCTCGACCGGGTGATGGAGGGCACCGGCCGCCTCTACCCGGCCGGCCGCGTGCTGGTGGAGGCCGACAGCCCGAACACGACGATCTTCCGCCTGCGCAAGGGCTGGGCCGGCCGCCTGCGCACCCTGGAGGACGGGCGCAGCCAGTTCATCCTGATCTTCCTGCCCGGCGACCTCTTCGCGGTGAAGAGCCTGTTCGTCACCCACAGCCCGGATGCGGTGCAGGCCCTGTCCGAGGTGCTGGTCGAGCAGGTCGACCACCGCACCCTGCGCGAGGCCTACGAGCGCGATTCCGACCTCGCGACCCGCTGCATGTGGCAGGTGATCGAGGAGGAGCGCCGGCTGCACAACTGGGTCGTCGGGCTCGGCCGCGGCAGCGCCGACGAGCGCCTGTCGATGCTGCTGGTCGAGCTGCGCGGCCGCCTGATCCGCTCGGGGGCGCTGCCGCCCGACGCGACGGCCTACGACCTGCCGATGACCCAGGAGCAGATCGGCGACCATCTCGGCATCTCGAACGTGCACGTCAACCGGGTGCTGCGGGCGTTCCGGGAGGACGGCATCGTCACCATGCGGGGGCGCCGGGTGACGATCGGCGACCTCGATGCCCTGGTTCGGATCGCCGCGCCGCTCCTCGACCTGTCCGAGCGCGGTCACCCGGAATTCGTCGGAACGCGGGAGGCTGATGCCGGCGACGCCGGGAAAGGTGGCGCCGATGCCGGCCGCTGA
- the ychF gene encoding redox-regulated ATPase YchF: MGFKCGIVGLPNVGKSTLFNALTQTAAAQAANYPFCTIEPNVGEVGVPDDRLDDLARIAGSKEIIPTRLTFVDIAGLVRGASKGEGLGNQFLANIREVDAIAHVVRCFEDGDVTHVEGKVDPIADIETIETELMLADLDSLEKRVVALEKKAKGSDKEAKEVLDLVQRALPLLRDGKPARLVQRKAEEERLFSQLGLMTAKPVLYVCNVEEGSADSGNAHSAAVFARAAAEGAKAVVVSAKIESEIAVLPPADQVEYLEAVGLTEPGLNRVIRAGYELLGLITYFTVGPKEARAWTITKGTRAPAAAGVIHTDFEKGFIRAETIAYADYTALKGEAGAREAGKLRLEGKEYLVQDGDVLHFRFNT, encoded by the coding sequence ATGGGCTTCAAATGCGGCATCGTCGGCCTGCCGAACGTCGGCAAGTCGACGCTCTTCAACGCGCTGACGCAGACCGCGGCGGCGCAGGCGGCGAACTACCCGTTCTGCACCATCGAGCCGAATGTCGGCGAGGTGGGCGTGCCCGATGACCGGCTCGATGACCTCGCCCGGATCGCCGGCTCGAAGGAGATCATCCCGACTCGGCTGACCTTCGTCGACATTGCCGGTCTGGTGCGCGGCGCCTCGAAGGGGGAGGGCTTGGGCAACCAGTTCCTCGCCAACATCCGCGAGGTCGACGCCATCGCGCATGTCGTGCGCTGCTTCGAGGACGGCGACGTCACCCACGTCGAGGGCAAGGTCGACCCGATCGCCGACATCGAGACGATCGAGACCGAGCTGATGCTGGCCGATCTCGACAGCCTCGAGAAGCGCGTCGTCGCGCTCGAGAAGAAGGCCAAGGGGTCCGACAAGGAGGCCAAGGAAGTCCTCGACCTCGTCCAGCGGGCGCTGCCGCTCCTGCGCGACGGCAAGCCGGCGCGCCTCGTCCAGCGCAAGGCCGAGGAGGAGCGCCTGTTCTCGCAGCTCGGCCTGATGACGGCCAAGCCCGTGCTCTACGTCTGCAACGTCGAGGAAGGCTCGGCCGATTCCGGCAACGCCCACTCGGCCGCCGTCTTCGCCCGCGCTGCGGCGGAAGGCGCCAAGGCGGTCGTGGTCTCGGCCAAGATCGAGAGCGAGATCGCGGTGCTGCCGCCGGCCGACCAGGTCGAGTACCTGGAGGCGGTCGGCCTGACCGAGCCCGGCCTCAACCGGGTGATCCGTGCGGGCTACGAGCTGCTTGGCCTCATCACCTACTTCACCGTCGGGCCGAAGGAGGCCCGGGCCTGGACGATCACCAAGGGCACCCGCGCGCCGGCCGCCGCCGGGGTGATCCACACCGACTTCGAGAAGGGCTTCATCCGCGCCGAGACCATCGCCTATGCGGACTACACGGCGCTGAAGGGCGAGGCGGGGGCCCGCGAGGCCGGCAAGCTCCGGCTCGAGGGCAAGGAGTATCTGGTGCAGGACGGCGACGTGCTGCATTTCCGCTTCAACACCTGA
- the serA gene encoding phosphoglycerate dehydrogenase yields MPTTTTKKVLISDTLSPAAVAIFRERGIQADLRPELGKDKEALAAAIGEYDGLAVRSTTKVGAALLERATNLAVIGRAGIGVDTIDVPAATARGVIVMNTPHGNAVTTAEHAIALMLSLARQIPQADASTQAGRWEKNRFLGIELTAKTLGVIGCGNIGAIVADRGIGLRMRVIAYDPFLTPERAVALGVEKVELDELLRRADVITLHVPLTEKTRNILSAEALARTKPGVRIVNCARGGLVDEVALRAALDSGHVAGAAFDVFTEEPAKDNVLFGHPNMVCTPHLGASTTEAQENVALQVAEQMADYLLHGAIRNAVNFPSISAEEAPRLRPYVSLAEQLGSFLGQLTEAPIRGIRLVYEGEAAELNTRALTAAAVTGALRPFLEGVNMVSAIEVARARGIQVETATRTTVEGPYASRLHLTVEAEDMPRDAAGTVFGDGRPRFVEIRGIALEAAVAPHMLYIRNADQPGFIGRFGTLMGEAGVNVATFHLGRDRPGGDAICFAAVDEPVSPDLLRAIEAIPQVKRARAVRF; encoded by the coding sequence ATGCCCACCACCACGACCAAAAAAGTCCTGATCTCCGACACCCTCTCGCCCGCCGCCGTCGCGATCTTCCGCGAGCGCGGCATCCAGGCCGATCTCCGCCCGGAGCTCGGCAAGGACAAGGAGGCGCTGGCCGCGGCCATCGGCGAGTATGACGGCCTCGCCGTCCGCTCGACCACCAAAGTCGGCGCCGCCCTGCTGGAGCGCGCGACGAATCTCGCCGTGATCGGCCGCGCCGGCATCGGCGTCGACACGATCGACGTGCCCGCCGCCACGGCCCGCGGCGTGATCGTGATGAACACGCCGCACGGCAACGCGGTCACCACCGCCGAGCACGCCATCGCCCTGATGCTGTCGCTCGCCCGCCAGATCCCGCAGGCCGACGCCTCGACGCAGGCCGGGCGCTGGGAGAAGAACCGCTTCCTCGGCATCGAGCTCACCGCCAAGACCCTCGGCGTGATCGGCTGCGGCAATATCGGGGCGATCGTGGCCGATCGCGGCATCGGCCTGCGCATGCGGGTCATCGCCTACGATCCGTTCCTGACGCCTGAGCGCGCCGTGGCGCTCGGCGTCGAGAAGGTCGAGCTCGACGAGTTGCTGCGCCGGGCCGACGTCATCACCCTGCACGTGCCGCTGACGGAGAAGACCCGCAACATCCTCTCGGCCGAGGCGCTGGCGCGCACGAAGCCCGGCGTTCGCATCGTCAACTGCGCCCGCGGCGGTCTCGTCGACGAGGTGGCGTTGCGCGCAGCCCTCGATTCCGGCCACGTCGCGGGCGCCGCCTTCGACGTGTTCACGGAGGAGCCGGCCAAGGACAACGTGCTGTTCGGCCACCCGAACATGGTCTGCACGCCGCATCTCGGCGCCTCGACCACCGAGGCGCAGGAGAACGTGGCGCTTCAGGTCGCCGAGCAGATGGCCGATTACCTGCTGCACGGCGCGATCCGCAACGCGGTCAACTTCCCGTCGATCTCCGCCGAGGAGGCGCCGCGCCTGCGGCCCTACGTGAGCCTCGCCGAGCAGCTCGGCTCGTTCCTCGGCCAGCTCACCGAGGCACCAATCCGCGGCATCCGCCTCGTCTACGAGGGCGAGGCGGCGGAGCTGAACACCCGGGCGCTGACCGCGGCCGCGGTGACCGGTGCCCTGCGGCCGTTCCTGGAGGGCGTCAACATGGTCTCGGCGATCGAGGTGGCCCGCGCCCGCGGCATCCAGGTCGAGACTGCGACCCGCACCACCGTCGAGGGCCCCTACGCCTCGCGCCTCCACCTCACCGTCGAGGCCGAGGACATGCCCCGCGACGCCGCCGGCACGGTGTTCGGCGACGGTCGCCCGCGCTTCGTCGAGATCCGCGGCATCGCGCTCGAGGCCGCGGTGGCGCCGCACATGCTCTACATCCGCAACGCCGACCAGCCCGGCTTCATCGGCCGCTTCGGCACGCTGATGGGCGAGGCCGGCGTCAACGTCGCCACCTTCCACCTCGGCCGCGACCGGCCGGGCGGCGACGCGATCTGCTTTGCCGCCGTCGACGAGCCGGTCTCGCCCGACCTGCTGCGGGCGATCGAGGCGATCCCGCAGGTGAAGCGGGCGCGGGCGGTGCGGTTCTGA
- the mtnA gene encoding S-methyl-5-thioribose-1-phosphate isomerase: MKIDGRHYRTIFPAPDGEGICVIDQTRLPFAFETKTLRTEAEAAVAIRTMIVRGAPLIGATAAYGLALAMREDPSDRNLDGARARLAATRPTAINLRWALDRVAALLHPLAPAGREAAAFAEAARIADEDVASCRAIGEHGAALIADIARRKSGPVNVLTHCNAGWLATVDWGTALAPIYVAHDAGQPVHVWVDETRPRNQGAALTAYELNAHGVPHTVIADNAGGHLMQHGRVDLCIVGSDRTTSTGDVCNKIGTYLKALAARDCGVPFYAALPFSTIDWTLTDGVAGIPIEERDAREVTHLTGRTDDGAFATVAVVSPGSPVANPAFDVTPARLVTGIITERGVADATPDGLLGLYPERRAAA, encoded by the coding sequence ATGAAGATCGACGGCCGCCACTACCGCACCATCTTCCCCGCGCCCGACGGCGAGGGGATCTGCGTGATCGACCAGACCCGCCTGCCCTTCGCCTTCGAGACGAAGACGCTCCGGACCGAGGCGGAGGCGGCGGTCGCGATCCGCACGATGATCGTGCGCGGCGCGCCGCTCATCGGCGCCACCGCCGCCTACGGACTGGCGCTGGCGATGCGCGAGGACCCGTCCGACCGCAACCTCGACGGGGCGCGGGCCCGGCTCGCCGCGACGCGGCCGACCGCGATCAACCTGCGCTGGGCTCTCGACCGGGTGGCGGCCCTGCTGCACCCGCTCGCCCCGGCCGGGCGCGAGGCCGCCGCCTTCGCGGAGGCCGCCCGCATCGCCGACGAGGACGTGGCGAGCTGCCGGGCGATCGGCGAGCACGGCGCGGCGCTGATCGCGGACATCGCCCGCCGCAAGTCCGGGCCGGTCAACGTGCTCACGCATTGCAACGCCGGCTGGCTCGCCACCGTCGACTGGGGCACGGCGCTCGCGCCCATCTACGTCGCGCACGATGCCGGCCAGCCCGTCCACGTCTGGGTCGACGAGACCCGGCCGCGCAACCAGGGGGCGGCGCTCACCGCCTACGAGCTCAACGCCCACGGCGTGCCGCACACGGTGATCGCCGACAATGCCGGCGGCCACCTGATGCAGCACGGCAGGGTCGATCTCTGCATCGTCGGCTCGGACCGTACCACCTCGACCGGCGACGTCTGCAACAAGATCGGCACCTACCTGAAGGCGCTGGCCGCCCGCGATTGCGGCGTGCCGTTCTACGCCGCGCTGCCGTTCTCGACCATCGACTGGACGCTCACCGACGGCGTCGCCGGCATCCCGATCGAGGAGCGCGACGCCCGCGAGGTGACCCACCTCACCGGCCGCACCGACGACGGCGCCTTCGCGACCGTGGCGGTGGTCTCCCCTGGCAGCCCGGTGGCCAACCCGGCCTTCGACGTGACGCCGGCGCGGCTCGTCACCGGGATCATCACCGAGCGCGGCGTGGCGGACGCGACGCCGGACGGGCTGCTCGGGCTGTATCCGGAGCGGCGGGCGGCGGCGTGA
- a CDS encoding AbrB/MazE/SpoVT family DNA-binding domain-containing protein, translating to MVALKVKAIGDTLAVVLPDDMRTRLALTDGSTLHLTETPDGYQITPQDPSEEHQMEVARDVMQRYRNALRELAK from the coding sequence TTGGTTGCATTGAAGGTCAAAGCAATCGGCGACACCCTCGCGGTCGTACTGCCAGACGATATGAGAACGCGTCTTGCTCTGACAGATGGGTCGACGCTCCATCTTACTGAAACTCCTGACGGTTATCAGATCACGCCGCAGGACCCCTCAGAAGAACATCAGATGGAAGTGGCGCGCGACGTGATGCAACGCTATCGAAACGCGTTGCGAGAATTGGCGAAGTAA
- a CDS encoding substrate-binding domain-containing protein, whose product MPRRLALLALLAVAPVLGRPAAAQERAITLASTTSTEQSGLFNHLLPIFQRETGIGVRVVAVGTGQALAIGAKGDADALLVHDRPGEDTFVAEGHGLDRRDVMANDFVIVGPAADPAGLAGGRDATEALARIARAKAPFASRGDDSGTNRTELRLWKKAGIEARSLGASYRELGQGMGPTLNAAAAMDAYTLTDRATWASFKNRRTLVILVQGDPALFNPYGSILVNPAKFPHIHAADAKIWHEWLTSERGRAAIASFKINGEQLFFPAGTMPSQ is encoded by the coding sequence ATTCCGCGCCGCCTCGCCCTCCTCGCCCTCCTCGCCGTCGCGCCCGTCCTCGGTCGGCCCGCCGCCGCGCAGGAGCGGGCGATCACCCTGGCCTCGACCACCTCCACCGAGCAGTCGGGCCTGTTTAACCACCTGCTGCCGATCTTCCAGCGCGAGACCGGCATCGGCGTGCGCGTCGTCGCGGTCGGTACCGGTCAGGCGCTCGCCATCGGCGCCAAGGGCGATGCCGACGCGCTCCTCGTCCACGACAGGCCCGGCGAGGACACGTTCGTCGCCGAGGGCCACGGCCTCGACCGCCGCGACGTGATGGCGAACGACTTCGTGATCGTCGGCCCCGCCGCCGACCCGGCCGGCCTCGCGGGCGGGCGCGACGCGACCGAGGCGCTCGCCCGCATCGCCCGCGCCAAGGCGCCCTTCGCCAGCCGCGGCGACGACAGCGGCACCAACCGCACCGAATTGCGGCTGTGGAAGAAGGCCGGGATCGAGGCGCGGAGCCTGGGCGCGAGCTACCGCGAGCTCGGCCAGGGCATGGGCCCGACCCTGAACGCGGCGGCCGCGATGGACGCCTACACCCTGACCGACCGGGCGACCTGGGCGAGCTTCAAGAACCGCCGGACCCTCGTGATCCTGGTCCAGGGCGATCCCGCTTTGTTCAACCCCTACGGTTCGATCCTGGTCAATCCGGCCAAATTCCCGCACATCCACGCCGCCGACGCCAAGATCTGGCACGAATGGCTGACCTCCGAGCGCGGCCGGGCGGCGATCGCCTCGTTCAAGATCAACGGCGAGCAGCTGTTCTTCCCGGCCGGCACGATGCCGAGCCAGTGA
- the trmD gene encoding tRNA (guanosine(37)-N1)-methyltransferase TrmD: MTSPTAPVSPWRATILTLYPEMFPGHLGLSLAGDALARGAWSLEARNIRDHGLGRHRAVDDTPAGGGAGMVLRCDVLAAAIDAAAPADDARPRLLMSPRGRPLTQARVRALSEGPGVIVVCGRFEGVDERVIGARALEEVSIGDYVLSGGEPAALVLLDACVRLLPGTMGKHASGVEESFESGGLEYPHYTRPREWEGREIPEVLTGGNHAAIARWRAAESARLTRERRPDLAAGPMADPGARDRSR; the protein is encoded by the coding sequence ATGACCTCCCCCACCGCTCCCGTCTCGCCCTGGCGCGCCACGATCCTGACCCTCTACCCCGAGATGTTCCCCGGCCATCTCGGGCTCTCGCTCGCCGGCGACGCGCTGGCGCGGGGTGCCTGGAGCCTGGAGGCGCGCAACATCCGCGACCACGGCCTCGGCCGGCACCGGGCGGTGGACGACACGCCGGCCGGCGGCGGGGCCGGGATGGTGCTGCGCTGCGACGTTCTTGCCGCAGCGATCGACGCGGCGGCGCCCGCGGACGATGCCCGCCCGCGCCTGCTGATGAGCCCCCGCGGCCGGCCGCTCACGCAGGCGCGGGTGCGGGCGCTCAGCGAGGGGCCGGGCGTCATCGTGGTCTGCGGCCGGTTCGAGGGCGTCGACGAGCGGGTGATCGGGGCCCGCGCCCTGGAGGAGGTCTCGATCGGCGACTACGTCCTGTCGGGCGGCGAGCCGGCGGCCCTGGTGCTGCTCGACGCCTGCGTGCGCCTCCTGCCCGGCACGATGGGCAAGCACGCCTCCGGCGTCGAGGAGAGCTTCGAGAGCGGCGGCCTGGAATACCCGCACTACACGAGGCCGCGGGAATGGGAGGGGCGGGAGATCCCGGAGGTGCTGACCGGCGGCAACCACGCGGCGATCGCCCGCTGGCGGGCGGCGGAATCGGCCCGCCTCACCCGCGAGCGGCGCCCGGACCTCGCAGCAGGCCCGATGGCCGATCCCGGGGCGCGGGACCGGAGTCGATGA
- the nfi gene encoding deoxyribonuclease V (cleaves DNA at apurinic or apyrimidinic sites), with protein MDLVRRHGWDLTPTQAVALQRQLAAEVVADRPLDLDAVRLVAGVDVSVKNDRSHAAIVVATYPDFRVVETVTALMPTPFPYVPGLLSFREGPVLEEAFGRLASEPDVFLFDGMGTAHPRRIGIASHMGLWLQRPTIGVGKTRLCGRNAPLEEEKGAHQPLVDKGETIGAVVRTRTGKHPLFISPGHLADIPTSVALVLACAPKFRLPEPIRLAHKAAGAFS; from the coding sequence ATGGACCTCGTCCGACGCCACGGCTGGGACCTGACGCCGACGCAGGCGGTGGCACTCCAGCGCCAGCTCGCCGCCGAGGTCGTGGCCGACCGGCCCCTCGACCTCGACGCCGTGCGGCTCGTCGCCGGCGTCGACGTCAGCGTGAAGAACGACCGCTCGCACGCGGCGATCGTGGTCGCGACCTATCCGGATTTCCGGGTGGTCGAGACCGTGACGGCCCTGATGCCGACGCCGTTCCCCTACGTGCCGGGCCTGCTCAGCTTCCGCGAGGGCCCGGTGCTGGAGGAGGCGTTCGGGCGGCTCGCCTCCGAGCCGGACGTCTTCCTGTTCGACGGCATGGGCACGGCGCATCCGCGCCGCATCGGCATCGCCAGCCATATGGGCCTGTGGCTGCAACGTCCGACGATCGGCGTCGGCAAGACCCGGCTCTGCGGCCGCAATGCGCCTCTCGAGGAGGAGAAGGGCGCCCACCAGCCGCTGGTCGACAAGGGTGAGACCATCGGCGCGGTCGTCCGCACCCGCACGGGGAAGCACCCGCTGTTCATCTCGCCGGGCCACCTCGCCGACATCCCGACGAGCGTCGCCCTGGTGCTCGCCTGCGCGCCGAAATTCCGCCTGCCCGAGCCGATCCGCCTCGCCCACAAGGCGGCGGGAGCGTTTTCCTGA
- a CDS encoding phosphoserine transaminase: protein MTTRPAARPRAPFFSSGPCAKRPGWTPEALSDAALGRSHRAKLGKAKLKQAIDLTRTVLQVPADYRIGIVPASDTGAVEMAMWSLLGPRPVDMVAWESFGETWVTDAVKQLKLDARVIKAPYGRLPDLSTVDTRTRDVVFTWNGTTSGVRVPDADWIAADREGLTLCDATSAAFAQDLDWGKLDVVTFSWQKVLGGEAAHGMLILSPRAVARLESYVPAWPMPKIFRMTKGGKLIEGIFQGETINTPSMLAVEDYIDALLWAEQIGGLAALRARADRNAGVIAAWVARTPWIASLAEDPATASNTSVCLVVSDPDVVGRGPEAVAAVAKGIATALDREGVAFDIGSYRDAPPGLRIWCGATVEASDLEALTPWLDWAFAQEKARLTQAA, encoded by the coding sequence ATGACGACCCGCCCCGCGGCGCGCCCGCGCGCGCCCTTCTTCTCGTCCGGACCCTGCGCCAAGCGCCCCGGCTGGACGCCCGAGGCCCTCTCCGACGCGGCTTTGGGCCGCTCGCACCGGGCGAAGCTCGGCAAGGCCAAGCTCAAGCAGGCCATCGACCTCACCCGCACGGTGCTGCAGGTCCCGGCCGACTACCGCATCGGCATCGTTCCGGCCTCCGACACCGGCGCCGTCGAGATGGCGATGTGGTCGCTTCTCGGGCCCCGCCCGGTCGACATGGTCGCCTGGGAATCCTTCGGCGAGACCTGGGTCACCGACGCGGTCAAGCAGCTCAAGCTCGATGCCCGCGTGATCAAGGCGCCCTACGGCCGCCTGCCCGACCTCTCGACCGTCGACACCCGCACCCGCGACGTGGTGTTCACCTGGAACGGCACCACCTCGGGCGTGCGCGTGCCGGACGCCGACTGGATCGCCGCCGACCGCGAGGGCCTGACGCTCTGCGACGCCACCTCGGCGGCCTTCGCGCAGGACCTCGACTGGGGCAAGCTCGATGTCGTCACCTTCTCCTGGCAGAAGGTGCTCGGCGGCGAGGCGGCGCACGGCATGCTGATCCTCTCGCCCCGCGCCGTCGCGCGGCTGGAGAGCTACGTCCCGGCCTGGCCGATGCCGAAGATCTTCCGCATGACCAAGGGCGGAAAGCTGATCGAGGGCATCTTCCAGGGCGAGACCATCAACACGCCCTCGATGCTGGCGGTCGAGGACTACATCGACGCGCTGCTCTGGGCCGAGCAGATCGGCGGCTTGGCCGCCCTGCGGGCGCGTGCCGACCGCAATGCCGGCGTGATCGCCGCGTGGGTGGCCCGCACCCCCTGGATCGCCAGCCTGGCCGAGGATCCGGCCACCGCCTCCAACACCAGCGTCTGCCTGGTGGTGAGCGATCCCGACGTGGTCGGGCGCGGCCCCGAGGCCGTGGCCGCGGTCGCCAAGGGCATCGCCACGGCGCTCGATCGCGAGGGCGTCGCCTTCGACATCGGCTCGTACCGTGACGCCCCTCCGGGCCTGCGGATCTGGTGCGGCGCCACCGTCGAGGCCTCCGACCTCGAAGCCCTGACCCCGTGGCTCGACTGGGCCTTCGCCCAGGAGAAGGCTCGCCTGACCCAGGCGGCCTGA
- a CDS encoding MaoC family dehydratase gives MPRYCFEDLTPGLRLDFGPLAVSRDDIVGFAREFDPQAFHTDEAAARESFVGGLIASGWHTCALGMRLVADGFILQSSSMGSPGIEAVRWLRPVRPGDALSMRMSVTESRPSGSKPDRGFVRFLLEIANGAGQPVMTQDFWAMFGKAGTPPLPPRPRPPETPAPADLPEGEALPSVHLEDMPLDRTFDLGAHLFTRDDILRFARAFDPQPFHVDEAAAEQTHFGGLCASGWHTAAAWMKRMVAARDRGRALALERGEPIVEGGPSPGFRDLQWLKPVYAGDTIRYDVTLTEARPSRTRPGWGIVSHTATGTNQRGEPVFRFAGAWLAPSRAG, from the coding sequence ATGCCCCGCTACTGCTTCGAGGACCTCACGCCCGGTCTCCGGCTCGATTTCGGGCCGCTGGCGGTGAGCCGCGACGACATCGTGGGCTTCGCCCGCGAATTCGACCCGCAAGCCTTCCACACCGATGAAGCAGCGGCGAGGGAGAGCTTCGTCGGCGGGCTGATCGCGTCGGGCTGGCACACCTGCGCGCTCGGCATGCGGCTCGTCGCCGACGGCTTCATCCTGCAATCGAGCTCGATGGGCTCGCCCGGCATCGAGGCGGTGCGCTGGCTGCGCCCGGTCCGTCCCGGCGACGCCCTGTCGATGCGCATGAGCGTCACCGAGAGCCGGCCCTCCGGCAGCAAGCCCGACCGCGGCTTCGTGCGCTTCCTGCTCGAGATCGCGAACGGGGCCGGCCAGCCGGTGATGACCCAGGATTTCTGGGCGATGTTCGGCAAGGCCGGCACGCCGCCGCTGCCGCCCCGCCCGCGCCCGCCGGAGACGCCGGCCCCCGCCGACCTGCCCGAGGGCGAGGCGCTGCCCTCGGTCCATCTCGAGGACATGCCGCTCGACCGGACCTTCGACCTCGGCGCGCATCTCTTCACCCGCGACGACATCCTGCGCTTCGCCCGCGCCTTCGACCCGCAGCCCTTCCACGTCGACGAGGCGGCGGCGGAACAGACCCATTTCGGCGGTCTGTGCGCCTCGGGCTGGCACACCGCCGCGGCCTGGATGAAGCGCATGGTCGCGGCCCGCGACCGCGGCCGGGCGCTGGCCCTGGAGCGCGGGGAGCCGATCGTCGAGGGCGGTCCCTCGCCGGGGTTCCGCGACCTGCAATGGCTGAAGCCCGTCTATGCCGGCGACACGATCCGCTACGACGTCACCCTGACCGAGGCGCGGCCGTCGCGCACCCGGCCGGGCTGGGGCATCGTCAGCCACACCGCGACCGGCACCAACCAGCGCGGCGAGCCCGTCTTCCGCTTCGCGGGGGCCTGGCTGGCGCCGAGCCGGGCCGGGTGA